Below is a genomic region from Timaviella obliquedivisa GSE-PSE-MK23-08B.
GAGAACTAGAAACTTGAGAACTAGAAACAGGTTGTGGCTGAGCCGGATGTCCTTCGACTTCTTCATACTGAGGAGAACCTACCCATAGATTTAAAAGGAGGTCGAAGTCACACCATTGGTCTTCGAGGTGGATGGCTTGCCAGTTTTTGTCCAGGAACTTGGCAAGGGCTGCCGCGACCTCTGAAAGGTTTTCTTGGTGGGCAAGTTGGGCGATCGCGCGAATGGCTTGGCTGCGCGACTGAGGACGAGGACGACGAATGCTGGCTCGCTGCGGTTTAGGGTCAGCCACTGCCGCAGCCATTAAATTCAACTGGGCAATCAATTCTTGCAGCGTTACCCGCCGATTAGGTGCAGGTGGAGCAGTCGCTCGCCGTCGAATGCGTCGCTCTAGATGCAACGGCAAAGGGGCAATGAAGTCCTCGGCTTCTAACGATTCCTCAGGTTCTTCCTCAATTTCGCTGCGGGCTAAGGTGTCAGCTTTGAGCAACAGCAGGATAGAGGTGTACAAGAATGCCTGCCCCGACTGCAATAAATCTGCCTCATAGGGGGCACGTCCAGCCTCAGAGGATGACACTTCTAGAGTCGGTTGCAGCTTACTTAAGAAGCGATCGATGACCTCGACCACCTGAACATCCCAGGGGTCTATTTCTCCTCGCTCGGCAAGGTCAATCAGAAGAGCGATCGCATTTTGGGCTAAAGAAAGCGTCATGAGCAGCAGCAGAAGTTAACTGATACTAGCGCGAACCCATCCAACTGATACCTGTAAGCCCAGAATTACTGGAAAACCCGTAAAGATTTAGACAGCAACGAGAGTCCTACAGCCGATGAACCATTGCTTGCAGGCGCTCTAACGGATATTCTGCCATAAACGCTTCCCAAGGTCGGGATTGACCTCCCGCATTGTATACATACAACGTCCCAGAGATCGTTCGGCTAGAAGTGATTAAATCCAGGGCTCGTGCCAGGTTCATACATTGCGTTAGTTCGTTGGGAGTGATCATTGTTGAGGGGAATGCATGGTAAAGTGGTTCTAAGTCAAACAGACGTAAGCCTCAATCTTATTGCGAAGAGCCTCTTGTAGAACAGATTGAAGCAGACTAAGCACCCTTAACTTTAACGTAACCAAATCCTGGCATGTTTGTCACCTGTACCGTCTGAACCAGTCATAACAGCAACACTTCTTAAAGAAACGCTCTTAGTTCTTCACGCCTGTCGTCGCAATTCCTTGAATAAACTGGCGCTGACTAAGCAAAAACAAAAGCACCATCGGCAGAGTTGTAATAACTACCGCAGCCATCAGCATTGACCAATCATTGGTAAACTGCTCCTGAAATTCTGCCAGCGCCAATTGCACCGTGCGGAGTTCTGGGCGGGTTGTAAAAACGAGAGGCTTAAACAGGTCGTTCCATTCCCCGATAAACGTAAATAGGAAAAGGGTGAGAAGAGCGGGACGAGCCAGGGGCAGCATAATTTCCCAGAGAATCTGCCAGCGTGTGGCTCCATCCAATGCTGCGGCTTCTTCTAGCTCTACCGGAATAGTCTGAAAATACTGCTGTAGTAAAAAAATTCCAAACGCGTTCGCTGCGGTCGGTAAGATCAATGCCCCGTAGGTATTAATCAGATGCCCCCACTTCAGCACCAAGAATATGGGAACGACCAAAATCTGAAATGGAATAATCAGCGTGGCTAATAAAATCAGCAGAACGCTCTGCCGTCCCCAGAACTTAAATCGGGCGAGGGCATAGCCAGCCAGTGCAGAAGTGAGAATTTGGCAAGCCGTTACGGCTAACGCTACAACTGTGGAGTTAGCAAATGCTAGTAAAAATTTTCCTCGCTGCCAAGCCGCCTGATAACTTGCCCAAGTCCAGCCAGACCCGTTTTCAGCAGGAGTCAGAGAAGTTACCAAGACGATCGCCAACGGCAGCAGCACTAGAATTGCGCCCAGTAGCAATAGGAACAGACTAAACCAGGAGAAGAGGGAATTGAGGCGCTCTTGCCGATTATGCCAGACTTTTTCTGGAGAGTTGAGGGTCATAGACGGCTATGCTCTGAGCTATTGGGCTGATTACTTATGGAACAAATCAAAGTCTAAGCCGATTCTTATGGGTACTAACTTGTAAAGAAGCCTTTGAAACCGTTAGGGTGTAGTAGAGGAAGAGTGGAGTACAATGCCCCGAGCTTCATCACATTATTTTTAGACCGACAAAAATCGGCACACTTTTAAACTAGGAGATGACTGAATTTATGCAGCAGCTTGAAATCGGCTCAGATATTGATTTTCAAAGCGAACGTTATAAAGACGCTTACAGCCGGATTAACGCAATTGTAATTGAGGGTGAGCAAGAAGCTCATGAAAACTATCAAAAACTTGCTGAGCTAATCCCTGGTACTCAGGATGAGCTGCTAAATTTGTCTAAGATGGAAAGCCGACACAAGAAAGGATTTCAGGCTTGTGCCAAAAATCTAAAGGTGACTCCAGATATGGACTTTGGGCACGAGTTCTTTTTGACTTTACACCAAAACTTTCAGGATGCCGCTGCCGAGAACCGTATTGTTACCTGTTTGTTGATTCAGTCTTTAATCATTGAATGTTTTGCAATTTCTGCTTACAACATCTACATTCCCGTGGCAGATGATTTTGCTCGCAAAATTACTGAAGGGGTTGTGAAGGAAGAGTATATGCACCTCAATTTTGGTGAGGAGTGGTTGAAGGCTAATTTCGAGGCATCTAAGGAAGAACTAGAAGAAGCCAATCGCCAAAACCTGCCCATTGTCTGGAAGATGCTCAATGAAGTTGCCGCTGATGCACAGGTTTTGGGCATGGAGAAAGAGGCGTTGATTGAAGACTTTATGATTAGCTATGGCGAGGCATTAAGTAATATCGGTTTCAACATGCGTGACATTATCCGGATGTCTGCTTATGGGTTGACAGGCGTATAGGCTAAGTCTTCTCAAGGCTTAAGCATTAACGCTATAGAAGACGGTCAACATAATGCCGACCGTCTTCTATAGCTTTTTGGATTAATTTTTTGAAATATTAGGTTTTGCGATCGCCGTTTTTCTGCCAAGCCTCAGTCATCCGTCCCCAGTTCACCTTAAATTCTTCCAACCCTATTTTGCTTCCTAGGCTATCCTCTTCCCACGAAGCCGACAGTACACCATAGGTCAACCCCACCACACCAAGCCCAAACCAGCCCAAGCTGACCAATAAAACAGCATAGGTTGGTAGCGGAAAAATGTCCTGGCTAACCACCCAATAGCTAATACCAAACGTAGACATTCCCAACGCTGAAGGAATGCCACTAAAAAGAGCCATTCGCTGAAGCATTCGGCGACTCACCACCTCAGGGATGCCACTATCTGCTTGGGTAGCTCGGCTCACCCTGGTACGGGAATTCGAGGCAGATTTTGTCACAACTGGCTTAGTCACAGATTTTTTTGAATCTACAGACTTACGGCTGACCGGCTCAAACGGCATCGGCTGACGGATAGAGTCGTCTGATGTCTTTTTGGGAGACTCGTCAGGAGAGGTAGGAGGCATTTCTAACCTAGCCCCGAATACCCAACCGGGCAATGATTTGGCGGTAGTGGTCTTGATCTTTCTTCATGATGTACGTTAACAGACGTTTGCGCTGACCAATCATTTTGAGGAGACCCCGACGAGAAGCATGGTCTTTTTTGTTAGTTTTGAGGTGAGCGCTAAGTTTGATAATGCGATCGGTCAACATGGCAACCTGAACCTCAGAAGATCCAGTGTCGGTTTCGTGAACTTGGTATTCACCAATAATTTCCTGTTTACGGGCTTGCAGCAATGGCATGGGCGTAATAATTTCCTAGATTCTAATCTTCGCAGTTAATAATAATATCACAGCCTACCCTTAGACAGGTAGGGCAGAAAGAGTTTTCTGGGTCACGGTTTTCTGGGTCACAGTTCTCTGGGTCACAAAGCAAATTGCTTTTCTGGGGCAATAATGTCTACATCCTGATGGAAGTCTGTTATGCGATCGCCCACCCGAGGCATTGTCACTGGCGCAATCTTTTTTACACTCACTCTCATTTTTGCAGTGACGGGCTACATCCTGCTAGGCTGCGCGCCGTTAGATGCATTCTACATGGTGGTCATTACCATATTTGGGGTTGGCTATGGTGAGATCTGCCCTATTTCTCCGTTCCAGAGATCTTTTACGATGCTGGTGATTATTGCAGGCGTTGTCTCATCGGCATTTATCGTGGGAGGAATTGTTCAAATGGTAACTGAAGGCGAAATTCATCGGGCGTTAGATAGCCGCAGAAAGACGAAAGATATTGAAAGCCTTGAAGGACATACGATTGTCTGTGGTTTTGGGCGAATCGGTCTGATTTTGGCTCGGAAGCTGACCGAAGAGAAAGAACCCTTTGTGATTCTGGACAATAACGCCGATCGCATTGCCGCTGCCGAAGAGATGGGGTTTCGGGTCTACCAAGGGAACGCCACTGATGAAGAAGCTTTGCAAGCCGTGGGCATTGAACGGGCACGAGTCTTAGCAACAGTGCTTCCTGATGATGCGACCAATGTCTTTATTACCCTCACTGGGCGGGGCTTGAATCCTCATCTCATGATCGTGGCACGTGGAGAACTGCCCTCAACAGAGAAAAAACTGCGGTTGGCAGGAGCCGATCATGTTGTGTCTCCTGCTAGCATCAGCGGGCAGCGGATGGCAAACTTGATTACTCATCCCAACATGGTAGAGTTCTTAGACCAAAGCGATGAGCGTGCCCGTCTCAATGAACTTTTGGCTCAAATCGATGTGCAGGTGGATGAACTCACGATTCCAAACCACTCGCCCTTGGTAGGCAGAACAATTGGAGATCTAGAAGTGCGCGGAAAAGGAACCTTTATCGTAGTGGCGCTACGGCGACAAGATGGCGAAATGATCACTCATCCTGGCTATGCAACTCTCTTGAGAAGTGGCGATACGGTGATTGTGTTAGGACACCACGGTGATCTGCCCCAGTTTACGCAAATGTTTCAGATCAAAAATCAGCGTTGGTATCGGGGAACAAAGATTTAACCTATTAAGAGATCTCAATAACCTGCTTGTTGAAGTCGCAGCATGAGTGCCGATCGATGACTGTAGTCATCTCGTATTTTTTTAATTCGGGCAACAAACTGAGGCAATGTTTCTTGCTGTTCTGCTAAGTCTCGCAAGTCAATTAAATATTCGATCGCCTGGTCATAAGCTTTGGTTTGCTTCAGTTCAATTAATCGAAAAACTTCTTGCCACATAAGGTTCTCTTTAGGCGCAAGGACTTCTAGTTGTGCCATTCGAGCCTGGCGGGCAATTTGTTGTTCGCGGGTTTTACGGTTTTTTTCTTGAGTCAGAGCGATCGCCATTAAGTCGGCAAGCGATCGCCTGGGCTGATCAGAGGGCGCGATGGAGCGAGTTAGCTGATTCACCTGGCGTAATCTTTGAATCAACTGACTTGCCACATGAGACTCGCCCCGCGCCAACCGAATCAAAAAGCTGTTGCGCTCAGCTTCAGGTAAAGCAGCCACCCAGGTTTCAATGGGTTCAGATTCTTCTTCTTCAAAAGGACTGTTTTCAGCGGCGGCGCTCAGGAGATCTTCATCTAACCCAAACAGATCGACAAAAGAACTGAGAGCAGAAGAGAGATTGCCTAAGTTAGGCGGAACAGGAGGCTCAATGAAATCTTCATCCTCCTCTGAGTCAACCTGGATGGCAATCAACCAAGCTAAATACAGCATCCGCAGATCGCCTCGCAGCAAATCATCGCGCAGCGGCACCAGCTTTGTCAGCCAATCTTCTTCCCGAATCCAGCCTAAGCCTTCTTCTTCAGTAATTTTGAGGTTAAGAAGGATGTGCTCAGAGGTCGTAGAAATAGTGAGAGAATGGGGAACACAATAGGGAGCAAAAAGTAGAGGATTGAGGAGCGCTCGTGGAAATCGAAAGATCACCTGTTGTATTCCAAAGCTTGCCTGATACAACATGGCATCAAAGCACCGCTCCACCAATTGTTGAGGATCAATCTTAAAATCACCAAAGCTATAAACAAACGTTGCCTTATTAGAAGTTAGCTCAACGCGGCTAGACAAGCTCCTTACATAAGACAACTCATCTTTCGTTAGAGGTCGATCTAATGCTTGGAATTCGTAGTGCTGATACTCACTCATTGCATTCGTCCTATTTATCATTTGACGACAATTTGGATATCACCGTCATTACATAGGACTCTAGCGAAAAACGAGTCAATACGCACGATCTTTGTACATTTCAATCAATTTTGTGCTAAGAGCAGTGGCTGAAGATTTTAAGAGCTGTATCGTTCCTCTGCCCAAGGGTCACCTCGATGGTGATAGCCATTGCGCTCCCAAAAGCCTAATTCCTGATGACTGAGAAACTCCAGTCCATTGATCCATTTAGCGCTTTTCCAGGCATAGATATGGGGAACGACTGAGCGCATAGGGCCACCATGCTCAACAGGCAACGGCTCACCCATTAAGGTATGGGCAAAGAAATTTTCTTCTCGGACAAAATCGTCCATAGAGATGTTAGTGGTATAGCCGCCATAGCAATGCTCCATGACATGTACGGCTTCAGGAGCAACCTCAATATGTTGCATGAAATCAGTAATTTTTACACCTGTCCACTGCACATCTAGTTTTGACCAAGTCGTAACACAGTGAAAATCTGCTGTGAAGTCATGCTGGGGCATTGCCATAAAATCTGCCCAGGTGAAAGTTTTGGGCGTAGCCAACCCCCAGACCTTAAGCTCCCAGTTTTCAGGAGTAATGTTGGGAGTTTCACCATAAGTCAGGACTGGAAAGCCCTTCGCTAAGTGTTGCCCCGCGGGAACTCGCGCTTGTTGATCTGGGGTAGGTTTTTGGAAAAACTTGCCTAGCATGAGCCTTCCTTACGGTGTAGAGATTAAGGTGTGGAGATCAACGTCAGACCAAAAGCAAATCCGGCATTAGGTTGAGACTTTCTAGGGTCTATTCTAAATGCCGGATTGAGAGCAGTGAAGCGCTAAAGGCAGTTGCCTACTCTTCTTCTTCTTCCTGCTGAGGATAAATGAAACTTGTAGAGCGGTTGGTCAGAACAGATTTGCCGAGGGAAAGTGCTTTTTGGGCAGCGACCGCAGCCTTTTTCTTCCAGTTTGCTTTACG
It encodes:
- a CDS encoding segregation/condensation protein A produces the protein MTLSLAQNAIALLIDLAERGEIDPWDVQVVEVIDRFLSKLQPTLEVSSSEAGRAPYEADLLQSGQAFLYTSILLLLKADTLARSEIEEEPEESLEAEDFIAPLPLHLERRIRRRATAPPAPNRRVTLQELIAQLNLMAAAVADPKPQRASIRRPRPQSRSQAIRAIAQLAHQENLSEVAAALAKFLDKNWQAIHLEDQWCDFDLLLNLWVGSPQYEEVEGHPAQPQPVSSSQVSSSQTATSPQPASHASTHDRVGVFWALLFLSAQSKVELAQEEFYQDLKVRSLVDHSASVESIQSAAFVLSD
- a CDS encoding carbohydrate ABC transporter permease, whose product is MTLNSPEKVWHNRQERLNSLFSWFSLFLLLLGAILVLLPLAIVLVTSLTPAENGSGWTWASYQAAWQRGKFLLAFANSTVVALAVTACQILTSALAGYALARFKFWGRQSVLLILLATLIIPFQILVVPIFLVLKWGHLINTYGALILPTAANAFGIFLLQQYFQTIPVELEEAAALDGATRWQILWEIMLPLARPALLTLFLFTFIGEWNDLFKPLVFTTRPELRTVQLALAEFQEQFTNDWSMLMAAVVITTLPMVLLFLLSQRQFIQGIATTGVKN
- a CDS encoding aldehyde oxygenase (deformylating) gives rise to the protein MQQLEIGSDIDFQSERYKDAYSRINAIVIEGEQEAHENYQKLAELIPGTQDELLNLSKMESRHKKGFQACAKNLKVTPDMDFGHEFFLTLHQNFQDAAAENRIVTCLLIQSLIIECFAISAYNIYIPVADDFARKITEGVVKEEYMHLNFGEEWLKANFEASKEELEEANRQNLPIVWKMLNEVAADAQVLGMEKEALIEDFMISYGEALSNIGFNMRDIIRMSAYGLTGV
- a CDS encoding PAM68 family protein; amino-acid sequence: MPFEPVSRKSVDSKKSVTKPVVTKSASNSRTRVSRATQADSGIPEVVSRRMLQRMALFSGIPSALGMSTFGISYWVVSQDIFPLPTYAVLLVSLGWFGLGVVGLTYGVLSASWEEDSLGSKIGLEEFKVNWGRMTEAWQKNGDRKT
- the rpsO gene encoding 30S ribosomal protein S15, which produces MPLLQARKQEIIGEYQVHETDTGSSEVQVAMLTDRIIKLSAHLKTNKKDHASRRGLLKMIGQRKRLLTYIMKKDQDHYRQIIARLGIRG
- a CDS encoding potassium channel protein translates to MRSPTRGIVTGAIFFTLTLIFAVTGYILLGCAPLDAFYMVVITIFGVGYGEICPISPFQRSFTMLVIIAGVVSSAFIVGGIVQMVTEGEIHRALDSRRKTKDIESLEGHTIVCGFGRIGLILARKLTEEKEPFVILDNNADRIAAAEEMGFRVYQGNATDEEALQAVGIERARVLATVLPDDATNVFITLTGRGLNPHLMIVARGELPSTEKKLRLAGADHVVSPASISGQRMANLITHPNMVEFLDQSDERARLNELLAQIDVQVDELTIPNHSPLVGRTIGDLEVRGKGTFIVVALRRQDGEMITHPGYATLLRSGDTVIVLGHHGDLPQFTQMFQIKNQRWYRGTKI
- a CDS encoding sulfite oxidase-like oxidoreductase: MLGKFFQKPTPDQQARVPAGQHLAKGFPVLTYGETPNITPENWELKVWGLATPKTFTWADFMAMPQHDFTADFHCVTTWSKLDVQWTGVKITDFMQHIEVAPEAVHVMEHCYGGYTTNISMDDFVREENFFAHTLMGEPLPVEHGGPMRSVVPHIYAWKSAKWINGLEFLSHQELGFWERNGYHHRGDPWAEERYSS
- the rpmF gene encoding 50S ribosomal protein L32, producing the protein MAVPKKKTSSSKRDQRKANWKKKAAVAAQKALSLGKSVLTNRSTSFIYPQQEEEEE